The segment GGAAATTGGTAGCAATCAGGTTTTCTCTCACAAAGAAACCACTGCCAAATCCAAGGATTGTCCCATTTCTATCTTTCATCTCTAAGGACACGGTTGCTGCCAACGCTTTTTCGGCAATTTGTTCAGTAGTTTGAGCAGGTGCCACGGTGGTTAGGCAAAGTAGTAGGGCTGCTATAAGGGGCAGATATTGCATAGGGCGAGGCGACTGATTATAAAACAGATTATTTTTGTCTTTCAATAGAATATCCTCATCTATTTTCAGAAGTTTCTATGCCTTACAAAAATAGCGGGAACCAGAATTCCCGTTGTAGTTAGTTATCGTCCTCAGACTTTTCTACCGGTATGCGCTTAGATGGATCATAGTATGAGACATATTTTATGCCTTTGCGTTTGTCCTCTTCTTCTCCGGCTCTTATATACGCAAAAAACTCCTCCAGAGTTTTGAATTGTGCGCTGATCTCTGCTTTGATGCGATAGCACTCTTCAAGGATCGGATCTGTATAAGTTTCTGGGTCAAATTCTGGGTGCTTTTCTGATGTTTCTTTCATCTGAATGTCCTCCATCAGTTCAATAGGCGTGCAGATGGTCGTCGGTTGAAATCCTGCTTCTTGGCAAACCTGATTGATATGTTCACGCTTGTTTTCATTTGCGATATGCTTGTGATTCCACGATACCAAGTATTCAACACTATGTACCGTTGCAATGGCAATATGCTGGGCATCTGGTTCGGAATTTCGTGGTACTGTCCCCGCATCCAATAGTTTCTGTGTAAGCATATTAACTTCTGGTGTAACTTCTAGGACCGTGAGAGGTAATACTACTTCAAGCCGTTGCTGTGCTGCGGTTACATCGCCACGCTGGATTTCAGCACGAACTATACGTGAAATAACAAACTCAAACCTATCAGCATAATCTTCCCACAGTTGCCGACTTGCTCTCTGCCGGGCTGCTAAGATTGGATTGTTACTGGGTCTCGCTACCAAGTAACTAACAACGGTTGACTCAATATAGACTCTCGATTTTATTGTTGTATATTTTAGCACGAGATACTGCTTCTTTCAAATCGAATTGCCCGTGTAAGATCTTGAAACCAACTGGTGGATTCACGGCGGTGTTGAATGGAAGTATGGAAGATTCGGGGGACTTCCTCTTCCATCCTTCCAACGCAAAATTAAGATCGCATCACGCCAAAATATCTTCCCCATCCGTCAACCACGCCAGATTGAACTTCGCAAACGACAGCGTCTCATACGCCCCATTCTCACCGCGCTCATAAAGACAACATATATTCATATCTGAATCGACACAGAGATCGGAATACGCCGCGGGCCCCGCGTGCAAAACTTTCCCACTGCTCCAACTTTGACACTCATCATAACTGATACGGATTGTCATCCGTTCGCGACTCTCACTGGCGGGATTGGAGAACAAGATACGGTTCTTGTCGTGTTGATTCGCGTCTGTATACCGCACCATACTCGCCTGGCAAATCGGTTCGATGAGGTCTTCCTCGTAACCAAATTCCGTGAATGTATCGCCACTATCGCTACTTCGCGCATAAGCACGCCGTTTCGGGGCGACGTAGTTCCGACAGTTGAAATAGAGTCCACCGTCCACCGTTTCAACGACAACAGATTCATTCGTGCCTGGCTGTGCCTTACCAGCCATCCGCCATGTCTCACCGTGGTCATCGCTGACAATCAGGTGTGAGTAGCCGTATTGGGCATAGTCCCGATTATTTCCAAGCACATGGTCACACGGGATTACGAATCTGCCGTTGGCGAGTTGAATCCCGTGGCAGGGACCGGTTGCGTACCACGTCCAGTCTTCGTCTTTCGTTGTGGCTGTAATTTCTCTCGGTTCTGCCCACGTTTCCCCGTCGTTGGTGCTGCTGGTTACCCAAACGGTGCGCGGTGCTTCTCCAGCAACAATTTTCCCTTCCGCGCCATCGGCGAGGTTTTTGCAGAAAACGAGCCAAATCGTGCCTGAATCCCGATCAACGACTGGTGCCGGATTGCCATCCGTGTCGGTTCCAGTAGAGACAGCGATTTGCATCGGCTGCCAACTTTCGCCGTTATCAAAACTCCGTTTCAGTACAATATCAATATCTCCTGAATCACCGCCACCGTGCCGCCTACCCTCACAAAACGCCAAGAGTGTTCCCGCGTTTGACCGAACAAGCGCGGGGATTCGGAATGTATGGTAGCCTTCCGTCCCCGCTGTGAAAAGTGGACGCTCCGTTTTGTACATACTTACAAGCCTCCTTATATATAGTCTTCAGTAGTCAACAATCGGAAACCGTTGGCAGTTGACAATTAGCAGTTGGTGGTTGGAAGTCAACAGAGCCAAACGAGTAGCCTGCAACAACGGCGCAGGGTTTTTGCAATGTAATACAAGGAATGGATTTAGTCTATTCCCAGACTAAATCCGGTGTTTCTTCAGATATACGCAAAATTCTGTGAAAGTTCTAATCCTGCTGACCGAACCGCAAGGTAAATTAAAAATTCTTGATGCGTGCCCACGTTGTGGTGAGTTTACCAATCGGTTGCACATCCGCTGGATCATCCATCACAAATTCATCAGGTTCCTTCTGATGGTCAGAGAGCCGCAATCCATCAACGACACAGTTCGTTGGAAACCTTGGGTCCGGTGGAGAGGCGTTGTTAATCTCAAAAGTTTCCGCAAAGATGGTCGGTCCCTTTTTGAAACCAGCCTCACCTTCGAGTGTGCCATCTAAGTAGAGTTTCAAGCCATCGGGTCCCCATGTTCCTGCCATGTGGTGGGGCTCTCCCGTTTTCCAGTCGAGTTTAGCACTATTGGCGTTGTGCCATGACCCGGCACTTTTAATCCGCATCTGTGCGATCCCACCGCTGTTAAACTGCAGAAATACGGCATCGGTGCCGCGTTTGTAAGTCATAAAGGTGAAAAGCTCACCCTTGATGTCGCTGGTATCCAACCCCATCGTTACCCACAACTCAACGGTGCCTTCATCGAGGTTAACAAAGCGGTCTTCCACGGGGAAGTGGATAACATCACCAACCGCTTCGCTGACAAAACCGTTGCCAAATTTACCGGGCTTGAAGCTCCCGCCATCAACGGTGCCACCCTCTTTTTCAACTTCCGCTTTGCTCTCCAATGCAGAGAAGAAGGTTTCCTCTGCCATAGCCACAGAGGTGCAAAGCAACGTAATCGCCAAAAGACACAATATAGTTTTCATA is part of the Candidatus Poribacteria bacterium genome and harbors:
- a CDS encoding type II toxin-antitoxin system VapC family toxin — encoded protein: MLKYTTIKSRVYIESTVVSYLVARPSNNPILAARQRASRQLWEDYADRFEFVISRIVRAEIQRGDVTAAQQRLEVVLPLTVLEVTPEVNMLTQKLLDAGTVPRNSEPDAQHIAIATVHSVEYLVSWNHKHIANENKREHINQVCQEAGFQPTTICTPIELMEDIQMKETSEKHPEFDPETYTDPILEECYRIKAEISAQFKTLEEFFAYIRAGEEEDKRKGIKYVSYYDPSKRIPVEKSEDDN
- a CDS encoding sialidase family protein: MYKTERPLFTAGTEGYHTFRIPALVRSNAGTLLAFCEGRRHGGGDSGDIDIVLKRSFDNGESWQPMQIAVSTGTDTDGNPAPVVDRDSGTIWLVFCKNLADGAEGKIVAGEAPRTVWVTSSTNDGETWAEPREITATTKDEDWTWYATGPCHGIQLANGRFVIPCDHVLGNNRDYAQYGYSHLIVSDDHGETWRMAGKAQPGTNESVVVETVDGGLYFNCRNYVAPKRRAYARSSDSGDTFTEFGYEEDLIEPICQASMVRYTDANQHDKNRILFSNPASESRERMTIRISYDECQSWSSGKVLHAGPAAYSDLCVDSDMNICCLYERGENGAYETLSFAKFNLAWLTDGEDILA